One genomic segment of Macaca fascicularis isolate 582-1 chromosome 19, T2T-MFA8v1.1 includes these proteins:
- the MRPL34 gene encoding large ribosomal subunit protein bL34m produces the protein MALLAGSLLGPTSRSAALLGGRWLQPRAWLGFPDAWGLPTPQQARGKTRGNEYQPSNIKRKNKHGWVRRLSTPAGVQVILRRMLKGRKSLSH, from the exons ATGGCTCTCTTGGCTGGATCCCTGTTGGGCCCCACGAGTAGGTCGGCAGCGCTGCTGGGTGGCAG GTGGCTCCAGCCCCGGGCCTGGCTGGGGTTCCCGGACGCCTGGggcctccccaccccacagcaggCCCGGGGCAAGACTCGCGGAAACGAGTATCAGCCGAGCAACATCAAACGGAAGAACAAGCACGGCTGGGTCCGGCGCCTGAGCACGCCGGCCGGCGTCCAGGTCATCCTTCGCCGAATGCTCAAGGGCCGCAAGTCGCTGAGCCATTGA
- the DDA1 gene encoding DET1- and DDB1-associated protein 1 yields MRPMGECKALICGGGARVRTNDGGVVAPSVWAVPWLEVTVRRRLRRRLWWRRWRLRRRPRRRRRKQKMADFLKGLPVYNKSNFSRFHADSVCKASNRRPSVYLPTREYPSEQIIVTEKTNILLRYLHQQWDKKNAAKKRDQEQVELEGESSAPPRKVARTDSPDMHEDT; encoded by the exons ATGAGGCCAATGGGAGAGTGCAAAGCGCTCATATGTGGGGGCGGGGCTAGAGTGCGCACCAATGACGGGGGGGTGGTGGCGCCATCAGTGTGGGCTGTGCCGTGGCTGGAAGTTACTGTGAGGCGGCGGCTTAGAAGGCGGCTGTGGTGGCGGcggtggaggctgaggcggcggcCGAGGCGGCGACGGAGGAAACAGAAGATG GCAGATTTTTTGAAAGGACTGCCTGTCTACAACAAAAGCAATTTTAGTCGATTTCACGCGGACTCCGTGTGCAAAGCCTCG AACCGACGGCCCTCAGTCTACCTGCCCACCCGAGAGTACCCATCTGAACAGA TCATCGTGACAGAAAAGACAAACATCCTTCTGCGCTACCTGCATCAGCAATGGGACAAAAAG AACGCTGCCAAGAAGAGAGACCAGGAGCAAGTGGAGCTGGAAGGCGAGAGCTCCGCACCTCCCCGCAAGGTGGCGCGAACCGACAGCCCAGACATGCACGAGGACACTTAA
- the ABHD8 gene encoding protein ABHD8 isoform X2: MLTGVTDGIFCCLLGTPPNAVGPLESVESSDGYTFVEVKPGRVLRVKHAGPAPASAAPPPLSASSDAAQGDLSGLVRCQRRITVYRNGRLLVENLGRAPRADLLHGQNGSGEPPAALEVELADPAGSDGRSAPGSGSGSGSGSGGRRRRARRPKRTIHIDCEKRITSCKGAQADVVLFFIHGVGGSLAIWKEQLDFFVRLGYEVVAPDLAGHGASSAPQVAAAYTFYALAEDMRAIFKRYAKKRNVLIGHSYGWSLAGSPRLECSDEILAHCKLHLPDS; the protein is encoded by the exons ATGCTGACCGGGGTGACCGACGGTATCTTCTGTTGCCTGCTGGGCACGCCCCCCAACGCCGTGGGGCCATTGGAGAGCGTCGAGTCCAGCGATGGCTACACCTTTGTAGAGGTCAAGCCCGGACGCGTGCTGCGAGTGAAGCATGCAGGACCCGCCCCGGCCTCTGCCGCACCTCCGCCATTATCCGCATCCTCGGATGCAGCCCAGGGGGACCTTTCTGGCTTGGTCCGCTGTCAGCGCCGGATCACCGTGTACCGCAATGGGCGGTTGCTGGTGGAAAACCTGGGCCGAGCCCCTCGAGCCGACCTCCTGCACGGGCAGAATGGCTCTGGGGAGCCGCCGGccgccctggaggtggagctggccGATCCAGCGGGCAGCGATGGCCGCTCGGCCCCCGGCAgcggcagcggcagcggcagTGGCAgtggcgggcggcggcggcgagcCCGGCGCCCCAAGAGGACCATCCATATTGACTGTGAGAAGCGCATCACTAGCTGCAAAGGCGCCCAGGCCGACGTGGTGCTGTTTTTCATCCATGGTGTCGGCGGTTCCCTGGCCATCTGGAAGGAGCAACTGGACTTCTTTGTGCGCCTAGGCTATGAGGTGGTGGCTCCTGACCTGGCGGGCCACGGGGCCAGCTCTGCGCCCCAGGTGGCCGCAGCCTACACCTTCTATGCGCTGGCTGAGGACATGCGAGCGATCTTCAAGCGCTATGCCAAGAAGCGAAACGTGCTCATCGGCCATTCCTACGG atggagtctcgctgggtcccccaggctggaatgcagtgatgagatcttggctcactgcaagctccacctcccagattcatga